A single region of the Changchengzhania lutea genome encodes:
- a CDS encoding alpha/beta hydrolase family protein, which produces MIHTKEFIIDGIHDRPILIDVTYPEKKINAPIIIFCHGYKGFKDWGAWHFMANTFANTGYIFIKFNFSHNGGTVEQPLDFPDLEAFGNNNYTKELDDLQTVIDWAASNEEIIKIGNARNITLIGHSRGGGIVSIKAEEDTRVKTVISLAGVCDFGKRTATIGDIESWRLDGVKYVLNGRTKQHMPHYFQFYMDFIKNEDRLTIKRAVSNLKIPHLIIHGNNDTSVSIDEAKLLHQWNPESELNIIDGANHVFGGQHPWQKPDLPKHLKSAIERIIDFLDQHVY; this is translated from the coding sequence ATGATACATACAAAAGAATTCATAATTGACGGCATACATGATAGACCCATTTTGATCGACGTCACCTATCCTGAAAAAAAAATTAATGCTCCAATTATCATATTCTGTCACGGCTACAAAGGTTTTAAAGATTGGGGTGCGTGGCATTTTATGGCGAACACTTTTGCTAACACGGGTTACATCTTTATAAAATTCAACTTTTCACATAATGGCGGTACCGTTGAGCAGCCTCTGGATTTTCCAGATTTAGAAGCTTTCGGAAATAATAACTATACTAAAGAATTAGATGATTTACAAACAGTCATTGATTGGGCCGCATCAAATGAGGAAATAATTAAAATAGGCAACGCTAGAAACATCACGCTTATTGGTCATAGCCGTGGTGGTGGCATTGTATCCATAAAGGCTGAAGAAGATACGCGCGTCAAAACTGTTATAAGTCTTGCTGGTGTTTGTGATTTTGGAAAAAGAACAGCTACTATAGGAGATATAGAAAGTTGGAGACTTGACGGAGTAAAATATGTTTTAAATGGAAGGACAAAACAACACATGCCACATTATTTTCAGTTCTATATGGACTTTATTAAGAATGAAGATAGATTGACTATAAAGCGCGCAGTTTCAAATTTGAAAATTCCTCATTTAATTATTCATGGAAATAATGATACCAGTGTGAGTATAGATGAAGCCAAATTACTTCATCAATGGAATCCAGAAAGTGAACTTAATATAATCGATGGTGCGAATCATGTGTTTGGTGGACAGCACCCTTGGCAAAAGCCTGATCTGCCTAAGCATTTAAAAAGCGCTATAGAAAGGATTATTGACTTTTTAGACCAACACGTATATTAA